The Cryptomeria japonica chromosome 6, Sugi_1.0, whole genome shotgun sequence genomic interval GCAAAGCAGGGGGTTTCTGAAGAGGCATTGGTACTATTGCAGCAAATGCAACTGACGGATTTCCAACCCAATCACTTCACCTTTTCTACTGTTATTTCAGCGTGTGCGGATTTATTGTGTCTGGAATGGGGAGTGGGAGTCCATGAACACACAGTAAGAAGTGGATTTCAGTTTCATGTCTCTCTTGCAAATGTTCTTGTGgacatgtatacaaaatgtggCAGAATTGAGGATGCccgacaagtgtttgacaaaatttaTCAACGAGATGTTGTCTCCTGGACAGCTATGGTTGCTGGATATGCACAGAATGGGTACGCTGAGAAAGCCCTTGAGTTATTCTTACTAATGCCTAGGCGAAACGTTGTTTCATGGAATGCTATAATTTCAAGGTTTGCTGAGAATGGATTCGTTGGCAAAGCTCTGGAGTTTTTTTTGAGATGCCTGATAAAAATGTGGTCTCGTGGACAGCTATGATTGCAGTGTTTATACGAAACGGGTACAATGAGGAAACCCTTAAGCTGTATCGAGAGATGCTTTCAGCAGGAATCAGGCCGGATTCCAAAACCTTTGCCACTGTTATCCAAGCCTGTGCTAACTTGGGTGATGTGGGAATGGGTATGGAGTTCCATGAGAAGATAATAACAAGCGAGCTTCATTTTGATCGTGTTGTGGTCAATGCCTTGATCGTTATGTATGCAAAATGTTTAAGCATTCGGAaagctcgtgaattgtttgataaaaTGCGTAACCGAGACGTCGTTTCTTGGAcagcaatgattgcaggatatgcccaGAATGGACTTATAGATATGGAGCTTAAACTCTTTGAGGAAATGCCTCAGCGAAACGTggtggaatgcaatgattgctggATTAGCAAAGAATGGGCTTGTTAATGAGGCATGGAAACTATTCAAGGAAATTCCTGAACAAACTGCGGTCTCATGGAATGCACAGATTTCAGGTTATGTGCAGAATGGTTTGGTTGATGA includes:
- the LOC131077637 gene encoding pentatricopeptide repeat-containing protein At2g13600-like is translated as MSERDVCSWTVIIAAHAKQGVSEEALVLLQQMQLTDFQPNHFTFSTVISACADLLCLEWGVGVHEHTVRSGFQFHVSLANVLVDMYTKCGRIEDARQVFDKIYQRDVVSWTAMVAGYAQNGYAEKALELFLLMPRRNVVSWNAIISRFAENGFVGKALEFFLRCLIKMWSRGQL